GATGGACGCGCTGTACAAGCGCTACATCGAGGACTACGCCCCGCGCATCGCGCCGATGATCTGCGACTCGGTGTCATTGGTCCACGAAGCGCTCGAGCGCAACGAGCACATTCTGCTCGAGGGCGCCCAGGCGACGTTCCTCGACCTCGACCACGGCACCTATCCCTTCGTCACGTCGTCGAACCCCGTCGCCGGCGGCGCCTGCACCGGCGCCGGTATTGGCCCGCGGGATATCACGCGCATCGTCGGCATCGCCAAGCCCTACATCACCCGCGTCGGCGCCGGCCCGTTCCCGACCGAGATCCACGACGAACTCGCGGACGACCTGATCGAGCGCGGCCACGAGTACGGCACGAACACCGGGCGGCGCCGCCGCGTCGGCTGGTTCGACGCCGTGATGATGCGCCAGGCGGTGCGGCTCAACTCACTCACCGAAATCGCGCTGACGAAGCTCGACCTGCTCGATCCGCTTGACACGGTGAAGGTGTGCGTGGCCTACGAGGTCGACGGCAAGCGCTACGAGTACGCGCCGTACCACCAGAGCGACTTCCACAACGCCGTGCCCGTCTACGAAGAGTTGAAGGGGTGGAACACGTCGCTGACGAACGTGACTGAACCCGATCAGTTGCCTGCCGCCACCGCCGAGTACCTGAAGTTCCTCGCCGACCAGATCGGCATCCCGATCAGCTACGTCGGCACCGGCCCCGGCCGCGACCAGTTCGTCCACACGGCCTGAGCCCCCGCCTCTCCTCGCCAACTTGTGTTCTGTCGCACCCGAAACGGGTGCCACACAACACAGGTTTGCGCGGTGAGACAGGTCAGCGGCGGGGGCGCGCGGGTTTCGGGCTGCGTGACCGCAGCTCGCGGTACGCGAGGGCTCCGAGCGCGTTGAGGACGGCGCCGTCGACGGAGCGCGACACGTAGCGCTCGCTGTCGCTCACCGCATCGGGCGTGATCACGACCACGCGATCGGCGAGCGACGCCAGCGGCGACCGGCGCGCTGACGTGATGACCGAGAGGTCGGCGCCGCGTTCCTTCGCGGCGCGGGCGACGGCGAGAACCTCGGGCGTGCGACCCGAGCGCGACAAAGCGAGGACGGCACCCGAGCGATCGAGCAGCGTCGCGGCGACGAGTTGCGCTTGGGAGTCGGGATACCAGCCGACTCGAACGCCGAGCGCCAAGAACCGGAGGGCGGCGTTGCCGAGCAGTGACCCCGAGCCGCCAACCGCAGCGAAGAGCGCGACCTCGGCGTTGACCAACGCGCGGGCGATCGCGACCAGCGCCTCTGCTTCGACGGATTCGGCGGCGGCAGCGATCTGCTGCGCGTCGCCCAGCATGGAACGGCGGACCAGCGCGGCCTCCCCGGTGAGTTGAGGAGCGTCGTTCGCCGCCGCCAGCGTCGTCTTGGCGCCGCTGGCGCGCGCCGCCGCGAGCTTGAGCGCCTCGAAGCCCTCGAAGCCCAGGCGGCGGGACGTCCGCACGACCGTGGCAGGGTCGACGCCGGCCTCGCGTGCGATTGACGCGGTCGTCTCGTCGTCGAGCTGGTCGAAGCGCGCCAGGAGGACATCGGCGGCGCGGCGTTCCGCCGGCGGCAACTCGAGTGCCTCGGCGCCGAGCCGGTCGACGGGCAGCTGCAATGACATTGCAAACATCGTGCCAGGATTGCAACGCCGTTGCAACCCTTCCAACCGGCGGCTACAGTCGAGCGTGATGCGAGTCGTCGTCGTCGGATCCGGAGCCCGTGAGCACGCGCTGTGCGTGGCTCTCTCCCGGACGGCCGAGGTGGTCTGCACCCCCGGTTCGCCCGGCATCGAAGCGGTGGCCACCTGCGTCGACGACGACGCCGAGAAGCTCGAAGCCGACTTGTTCGTCGTCGGTCCGGAAGCACCACTGGTCGACGGGTTGGCCGATCGCCTGCGGGCGCAGGGCAAGCGCGTGTTCGGCCCCGGCGCCGACGGCGCCTTGCTCGAAGGCTCGAAGGCCTACATGAAGCAGGTCGTGCAGGCCGCCGGTGTGCCGTCGGCGCGCTACGCGCCCTTCGACGACGCCGACGCCGCGGTGGCGTACCTGCGTGATTCGGCGGGCCCCTACGTGATCAAGACCGACGGCCTGGCCGCGGGCAAGGGCGTCCTCGTGACCGACGACCTCGAAGTCGCCATCGCCGATGCGCGCGACAAGCTCTCGGGTGCCACCTTCGGCGGCGCCGGCGCGACCGTCGTGATCGAAGAGTGCATGACGGGACCTGAGCTTTCTGTGCTGGCGGTGTGCGACGGCTCCAAGTACGTGCTGCTGCCCGCGGCGCAGGACTTCAAGCGCATGTTCGACGACGACCAGGGTCCCAACACCGGCGGCATGGGCGCGTACACGCCGGTGCCCGGCGTCGACGTGGACGCGTTGGAGATCGGCCCCAAGTTCGTGCAGCCGACGCTCGACTACCTCCGCGCCCACGACGTCGACTATCGCGGCGTGCTGTATGTCGGGCTCATGCTCACACCGGAGGGCCCGAAGCTCGTCGAGTACAACGTGCGCTTCGGCGATCCGGAGTGCGAGGTCATCGTGCCGGGTCTCCAGGGCGACGTGGCCGCGCTGCTGGCGTCGGCCGCCGACGGCGCCCTCGACCCCTTCGGCGCCGGCCGGGCGCGCGACGCGGCGGTGATCGTGATGATCGCCAGCGACGAACCGGCGGGCGGCGTCATCACCGGCGTCGCCGCCGCCGACGCGATCGACGGCGTCACCGTCTTCCACGCCCGCACCACCCGCAACGCGGCGGGCGAACTCGTGACCGCCGGCAGCGGTCGCATCCTCGGCGTCTGCGGCCGCGGCCCGACGCTGCGCGCCGCGCGCGAGCGCGCCTACGCCGGCGTGGCCGAGATCTCCCTACCCGGCGGTTATCACCGCACCGACATTGCGGCGAAAGCCGTCGCAGAAAGCGAGAAGTAGAACCATGGCAAAGGTCGCGATCCTGATGGGGTCGGCCAACGACGAAGGCAAGATGGCGGGCGCGAAGGAAATGCTCGAGCGCTTCGGCGTCGAAGTCGACATGCACGTGATGTCGGCGCACCGCAACCCGCACGACGTCGGCAAGTTCGCCACCGGCGCCCGCGACGCCGGCTATTCGGTGCTCATCGGCGGCGCCGGCCTCGCCGCCCACCTCGCGGGCGTGCTCGCCGCGCACAGCTCGCTGCCCGTCATCGGCGTGCCGCTCAGTGGCGGCATCGCCAACGGCCTCGACGCCCTGCTCGCCACCGTGCAGATGCCCTCGGGCATTCCGGTGGCGACTGTCGCCGTCGACGGGTCGAAGAACGCCGGCATCCTGGCGGCGCAGATCATCGGCGTCAGCGATCCCGACGTGGCCAAGAAGATCGATGAGTTCAAGGCGAACGGTGCCCGCTAAGTGATCGGTCGTTACACCCGTCCGCAGATGGCGGCGCGCTTCGACGACGTGGCGCGCTTTGCGACCTGGCTCGAAGTCGAGATCCTCGCCGTCGAAGCCTGGGCGCGCCTCGGCGTCATCCCCGACGCCGACGCCGTCGCCCTGCGCGAGCGGGCGCCCAAGGTCGACGAGGAGTTCGTC
This region of Acidimicrobiales bacterium genomic DNA includes:
- the purD gene encoding phosphoribosylamine--glycine ligase yields the protein MRVVVVGSGAREHALCVALSRTAEVVCTPGSPGIEAVATCVDDDAEKLEADLFVVGPEAPLVDGLADRLRAQGKRVFGPGADGALLEGSKAYMKQVVQAAGVPSARYAPFDDADAAVAYLRDSAGPYVIKTDGLAAGKGVLVTDDLEVAIADARDKLSGATFGGAGATVVIEECMTGPELSVLAVCDGSKYVLLPAAQDFKRMFDDDQGPNTGGMGAYTPVPGVDVDALEIGPKFVQPTLDYLRAHDVDYRGVLYVGLMLTPEGPKLVEYNVRFGDPECEVIVPGLQGDVAALLASAADGALDPFGAGRARDAAVIVMIASDEPAGGVITGVAAADAIDGVTVFHARTTRNAAGELVTAGSGRILGVCGRGPTLRAARERAYAGVAEISLPGGYHRTDIAAKAVAESEK
- the purE gene encoding 5-(carboxyamino)imidazole ribonucleotide mutase — encoded protein: MAKVAILMGSANDEGKMAGAKEMLERFGVEVDMHVMSAHRNPHDVGKFATGARDAGYSVLIGGAGLAAHLAGVLAAHSSLPVIGVPLSGGIANGLDALLATVQMPSGIPVATVAVDGSKNAGILAAQIIGVSDPDVAKKIDEFKANGAR
- a CDS encoding MurR/RpiR family transcriptional regulator produces the protein MSLQLPVDRLGAEALELPPAERRAADVLLARFDQLDDETTASIAREAGVDPATVVRTSRRLGFEGFEALKLAAARASGAKTTLAAANDAPQLTGEAALVRRSMLGDAQQIAAAAESVEAEALVAIARALVNAEVALFAAVGGSGSLLGNAALRFLALGVRVGWYPDSQAQLVAATLLDRSGAVLALSRSGRTPEVLAVARAAKERGADLSVITSARRSPLASLADRVVVITPDAVSDSERYVSRSVDGAVLNALGALAYRELRSRSPKPARPRR
- a CDS encoding adenylosuccinate synthase, which translates into the protein MPATVVVGTQWGDEGKAKLTDLLAKEMSMVVRYQGGHNAGHTIVVDGEKYALQLVPSGVLYPHTTPVIGNGVVVDPAVLLDEIDRLTARGIDCSRLRISGNAHLIMPYHQEIDALTERRLGKNKLGTTKSGIGPAYADKASRIGLRVQDLLDPKIFREKLEVVLKEKNLVLAKIFNRLPLSMDALYKRYIEDYAPRIAPMICDSVSLVHEALERNEHILLEGAQATFLDLDHGTYPFVTSSNPVAGGACTGAGIGPRDITRIVGIAKPYITRVGAGPFPTEIHDELADDLIERGHEYGTNTGRRRRVGWFDAVMMRQAVRLNSLTEIALTKLDLLDPLDTVKVCVAYEVDGKRYEYAPYHQSDFHNAVPVYEELKGWNTSLTNVTEPDQLPAATAEYLKFLADQIGIPISYVGTGPGRDQFVHTA